The Setaria italica strain Yugu1 chromosome IX, Setaria_italica_v2.0, whole genome shotgun sequence genome has a window encoding:
- the LOC106804111 gene encoding DIMBOA UDP-glucosyltransferase BX8 has protein sequence MWLQTRNSHRQPRRLYEQNRAAAFTGRQGQTATHKSQPRRLLLGPADLAHPCLTLSKAMTPPSAPTMAAEINANHGGRHRHVLLFPLPYQGHINPMFRLAGVLHARGFAVTVFHTHFNAPDPARHPHYRFVPVPDGMSGPAPVATEDVVVHIVSIGGACEAAFRDRLAAVLEEYSRDAVACLVADAHLLPIFQAANCLGVPTLALRTGSAVSFACFTAYPMLCEKGYLPVQDSQLDTPVVELPPYRVRDLIHIGKDGHEVECEMMARAVAAVKASSALILNTFDALERRELEGLRQDLAVPVFDIGPLHKFYPASDSSLLCQDRSCLEWLDAWPPASVLYVSFGSLACMSPRDLEETAWGIAGSGVPFLWVVRPGLVGGCAENHLPERFEAATRGRGMVVGWAPQEEVLRHRAVGGFWTHNGWNSTTESICEGVPMLCRPYFGDQMGNARYVEHVWEVGFEVSGELERGSVEEAIRRLMTESDGAGMRKRAGELKKASAECTGKGGSSCLAIDKLVTHMMSL, from the exons ATGTGGTTGCAAACACGTAACAGCCACCGACAACCCCGTAGGTTGTACGAGCAGAACAGAGCAGCAGCGTTCACTGGCCGTCAAGGACAAACAGccactcacaagtcacaaccccGAAGGTTGTTGCTGGGTCCCGCTGATCTCGCCCATCCTTGCCTCACACTCAGCAAAGCGATGACACCACCATCGGCGCCAACCATGGCCGCAGAGATCAACGCCAACCACGGCGGGCGCCACCGGCACGTGCTCCTGTTCCCGCTCCCGTACCAGGGCCACATCAACCCCATGTTCCggctcgccggcgtcctccaCGCGCGCGGCTTCGCCGTAACCGTCTTCCACACCCACTTCAACGCCCCGGACCCGGCGCGCCACCCGCACTACCGCTTcgtccccgtccccgacggcatGTCCGGCcccgcgcccgtcgccaccgAGGACGTCGTAGTGCATATCGTCTCGATCGGCGGCGCGTGCGAGGCCGCCTTCCGggaccgcctcgccgccgtcctggagGAGTACTCCAGGGACGCCGTCGCGTGCCTCGTCGCCGACGCGCACCTGCTGCCGATTTTCCAGGCGGCCAATTGCCTCGGCGTACCCACGCTGGCGCTGCGCACCGGCAGCGCGGTCTCCTTCGCGTGCTTCACCGCCTACCCGATGCTATGCGAGAAAGGCTACCTCCCCGTGCAAG ATTCACAGCTCGACACGCCGGTGGTGGAGCTGCCGCCGTACCGAGTGCGCGACCTGATCCACATCGGCAAGGACGGCCACGAGGTGGAGTGCGAGATGATGGcgcgcgccgtggcggcggtgaaggcCTCGTCGGCCCTCATACTCAATACGTTCGACGCGCTCGAGCGCCGCGAGCTGGAGGGCCTCCGGCAGGACCTCGCCGTGCCGGTGTTCGACATCGGCCCGCTGCACAAGTTCTACCCCGCCAGCGACAGCAGCCTGCTGTGCCAGGACCGGAGCTGCCTGGAGTGGCTAgacgcgtggccgccggcgtcggtgcTCTACGTGAGCTTCGGCAGCCTGGCCTGCATGAGCCCGCGGGACCTGGAGGAGACAGCATGGGGcatcgccggcagcggcgtgccGTTCCTCTGGGTGGTCCGGCCGGGCCTTGTCGGCGGCTGCGCGGAGAACCATTTGCCGGAGAGGTTTGAGGCCGCCACGCGCGGGCGCGGCATGGTGGTGGGGTGGGCGCCGCAGGAGGAGGTGCTGCGCCACCGCGCCGTGGGCGGGTTCTGGACGCACAACGGTTGGAACTCGACGACGGAGAGCATCTGCGAGGGGGTGCCGATGCTGTGCCGCCCCTACTTCGGCGACCAGATGGGGAACGCGAGGTACGTGGAGCACGTGTGGGAGGTGGGCTTCGAGGTGTCCGGCGAGCTCGAGAGGGGAAGCGTGGAGGAAGCAATCCGGCGGCTCATGACTGAGAGCGACGGTGCCGGGATGAGGAAGAGGGCCGGCGAGCTGAAGAAGGCGTCAGCGGAGTGCACCGGCAAGGGCGGGTCGTCGTGCCTTGCCATTGATAAGCTTGTCACGCATATGATGTCTCTGTA G
- the LOC101785893 gene encoding DIMBOA UDP-glucosyltransferase BX8: protein MTPPPAPAMAAESNGEAAVHGGRHLRRHVLLFPLPYQGHINPMFRLAGILHARGFDITVFHTHFNAPDPARHPHYRFVPVPDGMSGPAPVAIEDVVAHIVSIGGACEAAFRDRLAAVLEEYSRDAVTCLVADAHLLPIFQAANCLGVPTLALRTGSAVSFACFAAYPMLCEKGYLPVQDSQLDTPVVELPPYRVRDLMHIGKDGHEVLCEMMARAVAAVKASSGLILNTFDALERRELEGLQQDLAVPVFDIGPLHKFSPAGDSSLLCQDRSCLEWLDAWPPESVLYVSFGSLASMSLRDLEETAWGIAGSGVPFLWVVRPGLVGGCAENHLPERFEAATRGRGMVVGWAPQEEVLRHRAVGGFWTHNGWNSTTESICEGVPMLCRPYFGDQMGNARYVEHVWEVGFEVSGELERGSVEAAIRRLMTESDGAGMRTRAGELKKASAECTGKGGSSCLAIDKLVTHMMSL from the exons AtgacgccaccgccggcgccagccATGGCCGCGGAGAGCAACGGTGAAGCCGCCGTCCACGGCGGACGCCATCTTCGCCGGCACGTGCTCCTGTTCCCGCTCCCGTACCAGGGCCACATCAACCCCATGTTCCGGCTCGCCGGCATCCTCCACGCGCGCGGCTTCGACATCACCGTCTTCCACACCCACTTCAACGCCCCGGACCCGGCGCGCCACCCGCACTACCGCTTCGTCCCCGTACCCGACGGCATGTCCGGCCCCGCGCCCGTCGCCATCGAGGACGTCGTGGCGCATATCGTCTCGATCGGCGGCGCATGCGAGGCCGCCTTCCGggaccgcctcgccgccgtcctggagGAGTACTCCAGGGACGCCGTCACGTGCCTCGTCGCCGACGCGCACCTGCTGCCGATTTTCCAGGCGGCCAATTGCCTCGGCGTACCCACGCTGGCGCTGCGCACCGGCAGCGCGGTCTCATTCGCGTGCTTCGCCGCCTACCCGATGCTATGCGAGAAAGGCTACCTCCCCGTGCAAG ATTCACAGCTCGACACGCCGGTGGTGGAGCTGCCACCGTACCGAGTGCGCGACCTGATGCACATCGGCAAGGACGGCCACGAGGTGCTGTGCGAGATGATGGcgcgcgccgtggcggcggtgaaggcCTCGTCGGGCCTCATACTCAACACGTTCGACGCGCTCGAGCGCCGCGAGCTGGAGGGCCTCCAGCAGGACCTCGCCGTGCCGGTGTTCGACATCGGACCGCTCCACAAGTTCTCCCCCGCCGGCGACAGCAGCCTGCTGTGCCAGGACCGGAGCTGCCTGGAGTGGCTAGACGCGTGGCCGCCGGAGTCGGTGCTGTACGTGAGCTTTGGCAGCCTGGCCTCTATGAGTTTGCGGGACCTGGAGGAGACAGCATGGGGcatcgccggcagcggcgtgccGTTCCTCTGGGTGGTCCGGCCGGGCCTTGTCGGCGGCTGCGCGGAGAACCATTTGCCGGAGAGGTTTGAGGCCGCGACGCGCGGGCGCGGCATGGTGGTGGGGTGGGCGCCGCAGGAGGAGGTGCTGCGCCACCGCGCCGTGGGCGGGTTCTGGACGCACAACGGCTGGAACTCGACGACGGAGAGCATCTGCGAGGGGGTGCCGATGCTGTGCCGCCCCTACTTCGGCGACCAGATGGGGAACGCGAGGTACGTGGAGCACGTGTGGGAGGTGGGCTTCGAGGTGTCCGGCGAGCTCGAGAGGGGAAGCGTGGAGGCAGCAATCCGGCGGCTCATGACTGAGAGCGACGGTGCCGGGATGAGGACGAGGGCCGGCGAGCTGAAGAAGGCGTCAGCGGAGTGCACCGGCAAGGGCGGGTCGTCGTGCCTTGCCATTGATAAGCTTGTCACGCATATGATGTCTCTGTAG
- the LOC101786694 gene encoding dolichol-phosphate mannosyltransferase subunit 1, whose amino-acid sequence MEAAAGSKRAYSIIVPTYNERLNVALIVYLIFKHLPDVNFEIIIVDDGSPDGTQDIVKQLQQVYGEDRVLLRARPRKLGLGTAYLHGLKHASGEFVVIMDADLSHHPKYLPSFIRKQKETGADVVTGTRYVKNGGVHGWNLMRKLTSRGANVLAQTLLQPGASDLTGSFRLYKRDVLEDLISSCVSKGYVFQMEMIVRATRKGYHIEEVPITFVDRVFGISKLGGSEIVEYLKGLVYLLLTT is encoded by the exons atggaggcggcggcgggcagcaaGCGCGCGTACAGCATCATCGTGCCCACCTACAACGAGCGCCTCAACGTCGCCCTCATCGTCTACCTCATCTTCAAGCACCTCCC GGATGTGAACTTTGAGATCATTATTGTGGATGATGGTAGTCCAGATGGAACTCAAGACATTGTAAAACAATTGCAGCAAGTGTATGGTGAAGATCGTGTT TTACTGCGAGCTAGGCCTAGGAAGCTAGGACTTG GTACCGCATATTTGCATGGATTAAAGCATGCCTCAGGGGAATTTGTTGTTATCATGGATGCGGACCTATCTCACCAT CCAAAGTACTTGCCAAGCTTTATTAG gaaacaaaaggaaactGGTGCTGACGTTGTAACCGGCACACGTTATGTTAAGAATGGTGGTGTTCATGGTTGGAATCTCATGCGCAAGCTAACTAGCAGAGGGGCAAATGTTCTTGCACAGACGTTACTACAGCCTGGAGCTTCAGACTTAACTGGATCGTTTAG GCTATATAAACGAGATGTCCTGGAAGATTTAATCTCCTCATGTGTCAGCAAGGGCTATGTGTTCCAGATGGAGATGATTGTTAGGGCTACCAGGAAAGGTTACCACATTGAAGAG GTTCCAATAACGTTTGTCGACAGAGTGTTTGGAATTTCGAAACTTGGTGGATCTGAGATAGTTGAATATTTGAAAGGCCTCGTGTATCTGTTGCTCACAACATAA
- the LOC101753904 gene encoding hemK methyltransferase family member 2, translating to MADGDGAAASGKLTEHSASGAEKGLPRRGKSLSGRTLNTAQIPLVASHPEVYEPCDDSFALVDALLSDKAQLLTLQPRLCMEVGCGSGYVITSLAIMLRQLASGTQYLATDINKHAAETTQATLEAHGVHADVIVTDIVSGLEKHLAGMVDVVVINPPYVPTPEEEIRCKGIASSWAGGLNGRQVIDRILPAVREILSERGWLYMVALEDNDPLDICHLMSEMGYASRVVLKRCTEEESLFVLKFWRDPHTGTSASPKSPKSESWFSQLPFKSLWHKGS from the exons ATGGCGGACggagacggcgcggcggcgtcgggaaaGCTCACGGAGCACTCCGCCAGCGGCGCCGAGAAGGGGCTCCCCAGGAGGGGCAAG TCTCTTTCCGGAAGGACATTAAACACTGCACAGATTCCGCTTGTCGCAAGCCATCCAGAGGTGTATGAGCCATGTGATGATTCCTTTGCCCTTGTTGATGCACTGCTCTCAGACAAAGCACAACTTTTGACGCTGCAGCCAAGGTTATGTATGGAGGTAGGGTGCGGGAGTGGTTATGTCATCACCTCTCTTGCAATCATGCTCAGGCAATTAGCCTCTGGAACCCAGTACCTAGCAACTGATATCAACAAACACGCTGCCGAGACAACTCAAGCAACCCTTGAAGCCCATGGCGTGCATGCGGATGTGATTGTTACTGATATCGTGTCTGGTCTTGAGAAACATCTAGCTGGTATGGTTGATGTGGTAGTTATTAACCCTCCTTATGTGCCAACTccagaggaagaaattagatgCAAGGGCATTGCTTCGTCTTGGGCTGGAGGGTTGAATGGGCGCCAGGTGATAGACAGGATCCTTCCTGCTGTGCGAGAGATCCTATCAGAAAGAGGGTGGCTGTACATGGTGGCCCTCGAAGATAATGATCCTTTGGACATATGTCATCTGATGAGCGAGATGGGGTATGCATCACGCGTTGTCTTGAAAAGATGTACTGAGGAGGAGAGCCTTTTTGTTCTCAAGTTTTGGCGAGATCCGCATACTGGTACAAGTGCGTCCCCTAAATCTCCTAAATCTGAGTCTTGGTTCTCTCAGTTGCCTTTCAAATCCCTTTGGCACAAGGGTTCATAG
- the LOC101753229 gene encoding pentatricopeptide repeat-containing protein At1g74850, chloroplastic translates to MALVSTATVASSSYHCDLLLFPTARRSWHGPRRSRGGAGARLAVLERAGTGGGLAVLERAGAGSGAGLAALERAGAATAAARREEVVPAGNGRNSYEVESLIDRLSNLPPRGSIARCLETARHRLTLQDFAAVYREFSRRGDWQRSLRLFKYMQRQSWCRPDEHIHAIVIGVLGRQGPALLDKCLEVFHDLPAESRTALSYTSLIAAYARNALHEEARALLDQMKAAGVAPTAATYNTVLAACARATDPPVPFDMLLGLFAEMRHDVSPSVRPDLTTYNTLLAAAAVRSLADQSEMLLRTMLEAGVSPDTVSYRHIVDAFASAGNLSRVAELFSEMMATGHTPDASAYLGLMEAHTHVGATAEAVAVLRQMQADGCAPTAATYRVLLDLYGRQGRFDGVRELFREMRTAVPPDTATYNVLFRVFGDGGFFKEVVELFHDMLQTGVEPDMVTCENVMAACGRGGLHEDAREVLEYMSREGMVPTADAYTGLVEALGHAAMYEEAYVAFNMMTEIGSLPTIETYNALANAYAKGGLFQEAEAIFSRMTNNAGIQKNKDSFDALIEAYCQGAQLDDAVKAYMEMRKSRFNPDERSLEGVLNAYCIAGVIDESKEQFEELQSSVAVPSIIAYCMMLSLYARNDRWTDAYDLLEEMKTNRASSTHQVIASLIKGEYDDSSNWQMVEYALENSTLEGCDYSIRFFNALLDVLWWFGQKARAARVLDQAVKFGLFPELYRDTKLVWSLDVHRMSVGGALVAVSVWLNKLYDRLKGDEDLPQLASVVVLRGEMEKSTITRGLPTAKVVYSFLNDTLSASFHFPKWNKGRIICLKSQLKKLQSAIDSSNGSATAGFIPMTNSHLPSPGSKIYTREAQADNGTGHLPDEPLVEEKESELLAL, encoded by the exons ATGGCGCTCgtctccaccgccaccgtcgcGTCATCGTCCTACCACTgcgacctcctcctcttcccgaCGGCCAGGAGGAGCTGGCACGGGCCGAGGaggagccgcggcggcgcgggcgcgaggCTCGCGGTGCTGGAGCGTGCAGGCACGGGCGGCGGGCTCGCGGTGCTGGAGCGTGCGGGCGCTGGCTCGGGCGCGGGGCTCGCGGCTTTGGAGCGGGCAGGGGCCGCCACGGCTGCCgcgaggagggaggaggtggtgcccGCGGGGAATGGCAGGAACTCGTACGAGGTGGAGTCGCTGATCGACCGGCTGAGCAACCTGCCGCCGCGGGGCTCCATCGCGCGCTGCCTCGAGACGGCGCGGCACCGGCTGACGCTGCAGGACTTCGCGGCCGTTTACCGCGAGTTCTCCCGCCGCGGCGACTGGCAGCGCTCGCTGCGGCTCTTCAAGTATATGCAGCGCCAGTCGTGGTGCCGCCCCGACGAGCACATCCACGCCATCGTCATCGGTGTTCTCGGGCGCCAGGGCCCCGCCCTGCTCGACAAGTGCCTCGAGGTATTCCACGACCTCCCCGCCGAGTCCCGCACCGCGCTCTCCTACACCTCCCTCATCGCCGCCTACGCGCGCAACGCGCTGCACGAGGAGGCTCGCGCATTGCTCGACCAGATGAAGGCCGCGGGGGTCGCGCCCACCGCTGCCACCTACAACACCGTGCTCGCCGCCTGCGCACGCGCCACTGACCCACCCGTCCCTTTCGACATGCTCCTCGGCCTCTTCGCTGAGATGCGGCACGACGTGTCCCCCTCCGTGCGCCCCGACCTCACCACCTACAACACcctcctcgccgctgccgccgtacGCTCTCTGGCTGATCAATCTGAAATGCTGCTGCGCACCATGCTTGAGGCCGGCGTCTCCCCGGACACTGTGTCTTATCGCCACATTGTGGATGCTTTTGCAAGTGCCGGCAACCTCTCCCGTGTCGCTGAGCTGTTCTCTGAAATGATGGCCACGGGGCACACGCCAGATGCCTCTGCATATCTGGGACTCATGGAGGCACACACGCATGTTGGTGCCACGGCTGAGGCAGTTGCTGTGCTGCGGCAGATGCAAGCTGATGGATGTGCGCCAACAGCTGCCACTTACCGTGTCCTGCTCGATCTCTATGGAAGGCAGGGACGGTTTGATGGAGTGCGCGAACTCTTCCGTGAGATGAGAACTGCTGTACCGCCAGATACGGCCACATATAATGTGCTCTTCCGTGTATTCGGGGATGGTGGCTTCTtcaaggaggtggtggagctCTTCCATGATATGCTTCAAACTGGGGTAGAGCCTGATATGGTGACCTGTGAAAATGTCATGGCTGCGTGTGGTCGCGGTGGCCTCCATGAGGATGCAAGAGAAGTTCTTGAATATATGTCCAGAGAAGGAATGGTGCCTACTGCGGACGCCTATACCGGCCTGGTTGAAGCTCTTGGCCATGCGGCTATGTATGAG GAAGCCTACGTCGCTTTCAACATGATGACTGAAATCGGTAGCTTGCCAACTATTGAGACCTACAATGCTCTTGCAAATGCATATGCTAAGGGTGGGCTGTTCCAGGAGGCTGAGGCCATCTTTTCTCGGATGACTAACAATGCTGGCATTCAGAAAAACAAAGATTCATTTGATGCCCTCATTGAAGCATATTGCCAGGGTGCACAATTGGATGATGCAGTGAAGGCGTACATGGAGATGCGCAAGTCCAGGTTTAATCCAGATGAGCGCTCCCTTGAGGGGGTACTCAATGCGTACTGCATAGCGGGGGTCATAGATGAGAGCAAAGAGCAGTTTGAAGAACTTCAATCTAGTGTGGCTGTGCCCAGCATTATTGCCTATTGCATGATGTTGTCACTATATGCTAGGAACGACAG GTGGACTGATGCATATGATCTGCTGGAAGAAATGAAAACAAATCGTGCTAGTAGTACGCATCAAGTAATTGCTTCCCTAATCAAAGGGGAGTACGATGATAGCTCCAACTGGCAAATGGTTGAATATGCCTTGGAAAACAGTACTTTGGAAGGCTGTGACTATAGTATACGATTCTTTAATGCTCTCCTTGATGTGCTTTGGTGGTTTGGTCAGAAGGCCCGAGCTGCGAGGGTTCTGGATCAAGCAGTAAAATTTGGGCTCTTTCCTGAATTATATCGTGACACCAAGCTGGTCTGGTCACTAGATGTACATAG GATGTCGGTAGGTGGAGCACTGGTGGCTGTGTCAGTATGGCTCAATAAGCTTTATGACAGACTAAAAGGAGATGAAGATCTTCCACAGTTGGCATCTGTTGTTGTATT GAGGGGAGAAATGGAGAAAAGCACGATTACAAGAGGACTGCCAACTGCAAAAGTTGTCTACTCCTTTCTAAATGACACACTATCAGCATCCTTCCATTTTCCAAAATGGAATAAGGGGCGAATCATATGCCTGAAGTCCCAACTGAAAAAGTTGCAATCAGCCATAGATTCCTCAAATGGATCTGCCACAGCtggtttcatccccatgacgaACTCCCATTTGCCATCACCTGGTTCCAAGATATATACTAGGGAGGCCCAGGCTGATAATGGCACCGGCCATTTACCTGACGAACCATTGGTAGAGGAAAAGGAGTCAGAGCTTCTTGCATTGTGA
- the LOC101752816 gene encoding uncharacterized protein LOC101752816, with product MWSSPYRSHWRVGPDLSICYSKLRLHQPSLQPRRVLNPGSHHLPGAEATAPPEMETEAAAARQAKESLELAFQLSQILDTGLDRHTLSLLMALCDRGANPEALAALVRELSSAAPPAAAAAAPSPMSNGTASPAPATASLFPSGLRRP from the coding sequence ATGTGGAGTAGCCCCTACAGAAGCCACTGGCGTGTGGGGCCAGACCTTTCGATTTGTTACTCCAAACTACGCCTTCACCAGCCGTCGTTGCAACCGCGCAGGGTACTCAACCCAGGGAGCCACCACCTACCAGGGGCGGaagcgacggcgccgccggagaTGGAGACGGAGGCGGCTGCGGCGAGGCAGGCGAAGGAGTCTCTGGAGCTGGCGTTCCAGCTGTCCCAGATCCTCGACACCGGCCTCGACCGCCACACTCTGTCGCTGCTCATGGCGCTCTGCGACCGCGGCGCCAACCCCGAGGCCCTCGCCGCCCTCGTCCGCGAGctctcctccgccgctcccccggccgccgcggcggcggccccctcTCCCATGAGCAACGGCACCGCGTCGCCGGCCCCGGCAACAGCGTCGCTGTTCCCCTCCGGCCTTCGCCGTCCCTAG